A part of Lacibacter sp. H407 genomic DNA contains:
- a CDS encoding sulfatase-like hydrolase/transferase, translating to MVRTLLMRFYYSNYCFILLILFFLAHAWSDYVIMIPTTSVLILWLVISIVAIIYFRVVVFFFGNKQSASLFTTLSFSFFLFFGVIEKTVLLLIGNYSGLFVKGLVVVFLIISFFYFKKKPVKGERTVLFLNLLFSVLLVIELISLSMKFSEKGKFVQQSFLDETYSVSNSERLPSVYLILLDEYAGSETLVKYGFSNNVFLKQLEEQEFKVIKNAKSNYSYTVPSIASLLNGSFMDFSNQYSIYSGDRYRISMQAIYKNKTIKTFSELGYKIQNFSPFAIENAKPFYANRFIPVDIGIILNATIFDDIIDLAPLFFTRYFGSKKVFSDLVYERIKYNYEILDSVIEQSKNRDPLPHFNYIHLMMPHAPYAIDSVGAVNVDFLKKLEVTQADKNEAYLQYLKHTNQVVSSFIKKLKKNTNSEAIILLMSDHGSRDLAKGQKKYSSFNSLNCIYLPKGYSGKWYDSMSNVNQFRILFSTITNTRIPLKQDSIVAY from the coding sequence ATGGTTAGGACATTACTGATGCGTTTTTATTATAGTAATTATTGCTTCATTTTACTCATCCTGTTTTTTTTAGCACATGCTTGGAGTGATTATGTAATAATGATTCCAACAACTTCTGTTTTAATTTTATGGTTAGTTATCTCCATAGTTGCCATAATTTATTTTCGAGTTGTTGTTTTTTTCTTCGGAAATAAACAAAGCGCCTCGTTATTTACTACATTATCGTTTTCTTTTTTCTTATTCTTTGGTGTGATTGAGAAAACTGTTTTACTCCTAATAGGGAACTATTCAGGGTTGTTTGTAAAGGGGCTAGTAGTGGTTTTTTTAATAATTTCTTTTTTCTATTTCAAAAAAAAACCTGTCAAAGGAGAACGGACCGTTTTATTTCTAAATTTACTATTCAGTGTTTTATTAGTTATTGAGCTAATAAGTTTGAGTATGAAATTTTCTGAAAAGGGGAAGTTTGTCCAACAGTCATTTTTAGATGAAACATACTCAGTTAGTAATAGTGAACGGCTCCCTTCTGTTTATTTAATATTATTGGATGAATACGCCGGCTCTGAAACGCTTGTAAAATACGGGTTCTCAAACAATGTCTTTTTGAAGCAACTAGAAGAACAGGAATTCAAAGTGATAAAAAATGCAAAAAGTAATTATTCTTACACAGTACCTTCAATTGCTTCGCTTCTAAATGGTAGCTTTATGGATTTCTCAAATCAATACTCCATTTATAGTGGTGACCGGTATCGCATTTCTATGCAAGCAATTTATAAGAATAAAACTATTAAAACTTTTTCAGAGTTAGGCTATAAAATTCAAAACTTCTCACCCTTTGCGATTGAAAATGCCAAACCATTTTATGCAAATCGTTTCATTCCTGTCGATATTGGGATAATCTTGAATGCAACAATCTTCGATGATATTATAGATTTAGCGCCACTCTTTTTTACAAGATATTTTGGCTCAAAAAAAGTATTCTCAGATTTAGTTTATGAGAGAATTAAGTATAATTATGAAATTTTAGATTCCGTTATTGAGCAGTCAAAAAATAGAGACCCGTTACCTCATTTTAATTACATTCATTTGATGATGCCGCATGCGCCATATGCTATTGATAGTGTAGGTGCCGTTAATGTAGATTTTTTAAAAAAATTGGAAGTAACACAGGCTGACAAAAACGAGGCATATTTGCAGTATCTAAAACATACTAATCAAGTTGTATCCTCTTTTATCAAAAAGCTAAAGAAAAATACAAATAGTGAAGCGATAATTTTATTAATGAGCGACCACGGATCTCGTGATTTAGCTAAAGGTCAAAAGAAATATTCTTCGTTTAATTCATTGAATTGTATTTACTTGCCAAAAGGTTATTCTGGTAAATGGTATGATAGTATGAGCAATGTGAATCAGTTCAGAATACTTTTTTCAACAATCACTAATACTAGGATACCGTTAAAGCAAGATTCTATAGTTGCATATTAG
- a CDS encoding riboflavin synthase, which yields MFTGIIEAIGLVTDIQQQGTNKTFWISSPVSHELKIDQSVAHNGVCLTVEELKDGQHRVTAILETLEKTSLNSWQLNGIVNIERCLELHARLDGHMVQGHVDTTGICTLVEEQNGSWLYSFCFPESFAPLLVEKGSIALNGISLTVFNVSNSSFSVAIIPFTYEHTNMKEVQTGTVVNLEFDIIGKYVLRNRQLQPV from the coding sequence ATGTTTACGGGAATTATTGAAGCGATCGGTTTGGTGACCGATATACAACAGCAGGGAACGAATAAAACGTTTTGGATCAGCTCGCCTGTTTCGCATGAACTGAAGATTGACCAGAGTGTGGCGCACAATGGCGTTTGTCTTACCGTGGAAGAACTAAAAGACGGGCAGCACCGTGTTACAGCCATTTTGGAAACACTTGAAAAAACCAGTTTGAACAGTTGGCAGCTTAACGGCATTGTAAATATTGAGCGATGTCTGGAATTACACGCCCGGTTGGATGGGCATATGGTGCAAGGCCATGTTGATACGACCGGCATTTGCACATTGGTGGAGGAGCAAAACGGCAGTTGGCTTTATTCGTTCTGTTTCCCTGAAAGTTTTGCGCCACTGCTTGTTGAAAAGGGTTCGATTGCATTAAATGGTATCAGTCTTACTGTTTTCAATGTGAGTAACAGCAGTTTTTCAGTTGCAATTATTCCGTTCACCTACGAACATACCAATATGAAAGAAGTACAGACCGGGACAGTGGTAAACCTGGAGTTTGATATTATTGGAAAATATGTGCTGCGAAACCGGCAGTTGCAGCCTGTATAA
- the rpsU gene encoding 30S ribosomal protein S21, whose product MLIIDSKDCENIDKALKKYKKKFEKSKVLLQLRERQAFIKPSVRRRGEVLKAIYKQQIASGKIEL is encoded by the coding sequence ATGCTGATTATTGATTCAAAAGATTGCGAAAACATCGACAAGGCACTGAAAAAGTACAAGAAGAAGTTCGAAAAGAGCAAAGTGTTACTTCAGTTGCGTGAGCGTCAGGCGTTCATTAAACCATCTGTACGTCGCAGAGGTGAAGTGTTAAAAGCAATCTACAAGCAACAGATCGCCAGCGGTAAAATCGAACTGTAA
- a CDS encoding tyrosine-type recombinase/integrase, producing the protein MQVNNQPHTQSFIEYLKFEKRYSQHTIRSYQDDLTFFFDYLVITFGEIAVPDIKSTFIRSWLAKQKEEGASSKTLNRRISTLRSFFKYQLRQQVITVSPMTTIVTPKQSKRLPVYVEQKDTEVLFQHVEFPDTWEGLMNKMILELLYCSGMRLSELIALKETQADIVKGSLKILGKGNKERIVPLSDEMKASLKTYLKQKTDKFNGQVLTDHLLVNESGKKLYPKYVQVVVKKYLSLITTIEKKSPHVLRHTFATHLMNNGAELNAVKELLGHSSLAATQIYTHNTIEKLKDIHKKAHPKA; encoded by the coding sequence ATGCAGGTGAACAATCAGCCACACACACAGTCGTTTATTGAATATCTCAAATTTGAAAAAAGGTATTCACAGCACACCATCCGTTCTTACCAGGACGATCTTACATTCTTTTTCGATTATCTCGTTATCACATTTGGTGAAATAGCCGTGCCGGATATTAAATCAACCTTTATCCGTAGTTGGCTCGCAAAGCAGAAAGAAGAAGGCGCTTCTTCCAAAACCCTCAACCGGCGTATTTCTACACTCCGTTCATTTTTCAAATACCAATTACGGCAGCAAGTGATCACTGTATCGCCAATGACAACCATTGTTACTCCCAAACAGAGTAAACGCTTACCTGTATATGTGGAACAAAAAGATACCGAAGTGTTATTTCAACACGTAGAGTTTCCTGATACCTGGGAGGGTCTCATGAATAAAATGATCCTTGAATTACTGTATTGCTCAGGTATGCGTTTAAGTGAACTGATTGCATTAAAGGAAACACAAGCTGACATAGTGAAAGGAAGTTTGAAGATTTTGGGCAAGGGAAATAAAGAACGCATTGTTCCCCTTTCCGACGAAATGAAAGCCAGTCTGAAAACCTATCTGAAACAAAAGACGGATAAGTTTAATGGACAAGTTTTAACCGATCATTTGCTGGTAAATGAAAGTGGGAAGAAGCTATATCCGAAATACGTGCAGGTGGTTGTTAAAAAGTACCTGTCGCTTATTACAACCATTGAGAAAAAAAGTCCGCACGTGCTTCGCCATACATTTGCGACGCATCTTATGAATAATGGTGCTGAATTGAATGCAGTAAAAGAATTATTAGGGCACAGCAGCCTCGCTGCTACACAGATCTATACCCATAACACAATCGAAAAGCTGAAGGATATACATAAAAAAGCTCACCCAAAAGCCTGA
- a CDS encoding HPF/RaiA family ribosome-associated protein: protein MTVKIQTVRFDADAKLIEYVKQRVQKLYNFHDRITKVDVFLKLDNVVHNIKDKVAEIKVHVPRQHLFVKQSSKSFEQSFDEALDSLITQLKRKKEKQYDL from the coding sequence ATGACCGTTAAGATCCAAACCGTACGTTTTGACGCAGATGCGAAACTTATTGAGTACGTTAAACAGAGAGTGCAGAAACTTTACAACTTTCACGACCGGATCACGAAAGTTGATGTGTTTTTAAAGCTGGACAATGTAGTTCACAACATTAAAGACAAAGTAGCTGAGATTAAAGTGCACGTACCAAGGCAACACTTATTCGTAAAACAATCATCCAAATCATTTGAACAGTCGTTTGATGAAGCATTAGACTCATTGATCACACAATTAAAACGAAAAAAAGAGAAGCAATACGATTTGTAA
- the tuf gene encoding elongation factor Tu: MSKETFKREKPHVNVGTIGHVDHGKTTLTAAITDILSKKGMGNVAKKYDEIDGAPEEKERGITINTAHVEYQTANRHYAHVDCPGHADYVKNMITGAAQMDGAILVVAATDGPMPQTKEHILLARQVGVPKIVVFMNKVDLVDDAELLELVEMEIRELLSSYGFDGDNTPIIQGSATGALAGEPQWVAKVEELMEAVDTFIPLPPRPVDMPFLMSVEDVFSITGRGTVATGRIERGIVKVGEAVEIVGLMDAPMNSTVTGVEMFKKLLDQGQAGDNAGLLLRGIEKKDIRRGMVICAPKSITPHTEFKGEVYVLSKEEGGRHTPFFQKYRPQFYFRTTDVTGEVELPAGTEMVMPGDNTNLTVKLIQPIAMEKGLKFAIREGGRTVGAGQVTEIIK; the protein is encoded by the coding sequence ATGTCTAAAGAGACCTTTAAGCGGGAAAAACCGCACGTAAACGTTGGTACTATTGGTCACGTAGATCATGGTAAAACAACCTTAACTGCTGCTATTACTGATATCCTGTCTAAAAAAGGTATGGGTAATGTTGCTAAAAAGTACGATGAAATTGATGGAGCGCCCGAAGAAAAAGAGCGTGGTATCACAATCAACACTGCCCACGTAGAATACCAAACAGCAAACCGTCACTACGCACACGTAGATTGTCCTGGTCACGCTGACTACGTAAAGAACATGATCACAGGTGCTGCTCAGATGGATGGTGCTATCCTAGTAGTAGCTGCCACTGATGGTCCTATGCCACAAACAAAAGAACACATCCTTTTAGCACGCCAGGTAGGCGTACCTAAGATCGTTGTGTTTATGAATAAAGTTGATTTGGTTGATGATGCTGAGTTGTTGGAACTGGTTGAAATGGAAATTCGTGAACTGTTAAGCTCTTATGGCTTTGATGGTGACAATACTCCAATCATCCAAGGTTCTGCTACCGGCGCTTTGGCTGGCGAACCACAATGGGTTGCTAAAGTAGAAGAATTGATGGAAGCAGTAGATACTTTCATTCCTCTTCCTCCACGCCCGGTTGACATGCCATTCCTGATGAGTGTAGAGGACGTGTTCTCAATCACTGGTCGTGGTACTGTTGCTACTGGTCGTATTGAGCGTGGTATTGTGAAAGTAGGTGAGGCCGTTGAAATTGTAGGTTTGATGGATGCTCCAATGAACTCTACTGTAACTGGAGTTGAGATGTTCAAGAAGTTATTGGATCAAGGTCAGGCTGGTGATAACGCAGGTTTGCTCCTCCGTGGTATTGAGAAGAAAGATATCCGTCGTGGTATGGTTATCTGTGCTCCAAAATCAATCACTCCTCACACTGAATTCAAAGGTGAAGTTTACGTGTTGAGCAAAGAAGAAGGTGGACGTCATACTCCATTCTTCCAAAAATACCGTCCTCAGTTCTACTTCCGTACAACTGACGTAACTGGTGAAGTTGAATTACCTGCAGGAACTGAAATGGTGATGCCTGGTGATAATACAAACCTTACTGTAAAACTTATCCAGCCAATTGCGATGGAGAAAGGTTTGAAGTTTGCGATCCGTGAAGGTGGTCGTACAGTAGGTGCCGGACAGGTTACTGAAATTATAAAATAA
- the secE gene encoding preprotein translocase subunit SecE, whose protein sequence is MNKVSAYFKDSYRELLEKVTWPTWQQLQQSTMIVLIATLIITAIIWVMDLGIASALQFFYSFFK, encoded by the coding sequence ATGAACAAAGTATCGGCTTACTTCAAAGATTCGTACAGAGAGTTGCTTGAAAAAGTAACCTGGCCAACTTGGCAACAGCTTCAGCAGTCAACGATGATTGTGCTGATTGCCACGCTGATCATTACCGCTATTATTTGGGTGATGGATCTGGGTATTGCCAGTGCTCTTCAATTCTTTTATTCATTCTTCAAATAA
- the nusG gene encoding transcription termination/antitermination protein NusG, with product MSETANVETSKWYVLRVVSGKEKKVKEYLDKEITRNGWDNIVKQVFLPVEKVYKVANGKKVVRERNFYPGYVMIEVEEGKLGDDIRETISNTSNVIHFLGKENPIALRKAEVNKMLGKVDEMADASGMTMSEPFIVGETIKIIDGPFNDFNGVIEEVNDEKKKLKVAVKVFGRATPVELNYMQVEKLS from the coding sequence ATGTCTGAAACTGCCAATGTGGAAACCAGTAAGTGGTATGTGCTTCGTGTCGTGAGCGGCAAAGAGAAGAAGGTGAAGGAATACCTGGATAAAGAAATTACACGTAACGGTTGGGATAATATTGTAAAGCAGGTGTTTCTGCCTGTTGAAAAAGTGTACAAAGTTGCCAATGGTAAAAAAGTAGTTCGTGAACGTAACTTCTATCCCGGCTATGTAATGATTGAAGTAGAAGAAGGAAAATTAGGCGATGATATTCGTGAAACCATCAGCAATACAAGCAATGTGATCCATTTCTTAGGAAAGGAAAATCCAATTGCATTACGCAAAGCTGAAGTAAATAAAATGCTGGGTAAGGTTGATGAAATGGCTGATGCAAGTGGTATGACCATGAGTGAGCCGTTCATTGTCGGTGAAACGATCAAAATTATTGATGGACCATTCAACGACTTTAATGGTGTAATTGAAGAAGTGAATGATGAGAAGAAAAAACTGAAAGTAGCCGTAAAAGTATTTGGACGTGCTACTCCGGTTGAATTGAATTACATGCAGGTTGAAAAGCTTTCTTAA
- the rplK gene encoding 50S ribosomal protein L11, whose product MAKDITGFVKLQVKGGQANPAPPVGPALGSKGLNIMEFCKQFNARTQDKMGKVVPVLITVYSDKSFDFVIKTAPASVQLLEAAKLQKGSKEPNRAKVGKVTWDQVEAIAKDKMPDMNCFTLNSAMSMVAGTARSLGITVDGKAPWEN is encoded by the coding sequence ATGGCAAAAGACATCACAGGATTTGTGAAACTGCAGGTAAAGGGTGGACAGGCAAACCCTGCACCTCCTGTAGGACCGGCCCTTGGTTCAAAGGGTCTTAACATCATGGAGTTCTGCAAGCAGTTTAATGCAAGAACTCAAGACAAAATGGGGAAAGTAGTACCTGTTTTGATTACTGTTTACTCCGACAAGTCGTTCGACTTCGTTATCAAAACTGCACCTGCGTCCGTTCAATTACTGGAAGCAGCGAAACTTCAAAAAGGTTCGAAAGAACCAAATCGTGCTAAAGTTGGTAAGGTAACCTGGGATCAGGTAGAAGCAATTGCGAAGGATAAAATGCCTGACATGAATTGCTTTACACTGAACAGTGCTATGAGCATGGTAGCAGGAACTGCACGCAGCCTTGGTATTACTGTAGACGGTAAAGCCCCTTGGGAAAATTAA
- the rplA gene encoding 50S ribosomal protein L1, giving the protein MSLTKKRKVAEAKVDNNKIYSLKDASTLVKEINCTKFDSSVDVHVRLGVDPKKADQAIRGTVTLPHGTGKTKKVLVLCTPDKEADAKAAGADFVGLDEFITKIEGGWTDIDVIIATPAVMPKIGKLGKVLGPRNLMPNPKTGTVTNDVAGAVNEVKGGKIAFKVDKAGIVHASVGRISFAPEKIAENITEFLGALVKAKPSTAKGTYLKSIYMASTMSPGIAVDTKSFMN; this is encoded by the coding sequence ATGTCTTTGACTAAGAAAAGAAAAGTAGCAGAAGCCAAGGTGGATAATAACAAGATTTATTCCCTGAAGGATGCTTCTACACTCGTAAAAGAAATTAACTGCACAAAGTTCGATAGCTCTGTTGACGTTCACGTTCGCTTAGGTGTTGATCCTAAGAAAGCAGATCAGGCTATTCGTGGTACAGTAACCTTGCCTCACGGTACTGGTAAAACGAAAAAAGTATTGGTGCTTTGCACACCCGATAAAGAAGCGGATGCAAAAGCAGCAGGTGCTGATTTTGTTGGATTGGATGAGTTTATCACCAAGATCGAAGGTGGCTGGACAGATATCGATGTAATCATCGCTACTCCTGCTGTAATGCCGAAGATTGGTAAGTTGGGTAAAGTATTAGGCCCTCGTAACTTAATGCCAAATCCTAAAACAGGTACTGTTACAAATGATGTAGCTGGAGCTGTAAATGAAGTAAAGGGTGGTAAAATTGCATTTAAAGTTGATAAAGCAGGTATTGTTCACGCTTCAGTGGGCCGTATCAGTTTTGCTCCTGAAAAAATTGCAGAAAATATCACTGAGTTCTTAGGTGCATTAGTAAAGGCAAAGCCTTCTACTGCAAAAGGAACTTACCTGAAGAGCATTTACATGGCAAGCACCATGAGCCCTGGTATTGCTGTTGACACTAAATCATTCATGAACTAA
- the rplJ gene encoding 50S ribosomal protein L10, whose protein sequence is MTKEQKNEVIEVLKGKFSQYNNFYITDTESLSVEQVGKLRRACFDKNVEMKVAKNTLIKKALESLDAERYTGVFDALNNVTALMFSENPKEPAMIISSFRKANNGEKPMLKAAFINGDVYAGDNQLKALTQIKTKNELIGEVIGLLQSPAKRVIAALLHNAETKGQAAEAAPAE, encoded by the coding sequence ATGACAAAAGAACAAAAAAATGAAGTGATTGAAGTGCTGAAAGGCAAGTTCAGTCAATACAATAATTTCTACATCACTGATACCGAATCATTATCAGTTGAACAAGTAGGTAAACTGCGCCGTGCATGTTTCGACAAGAATGTTGAAATGAAAGTGGCAAAGAATACGCTGATTAAAAAAGCATTGGAATCGTTGGATGCTGAGCGTTACACTGGTGTGTTTGATGCATTGAATAATGTAACAGCACTGATGTTCTCTGAAAATCCAAAAGAACCGGCAATGATCATCAGCTCGTTCCGCAAAGCAAACAACGGTGAAAAACCAATGTTGAAAGCTGCTTTCATTAACGGTGATGTTTACGCTGGCGATAATCAATTGAAAGCATTAACACAGATCAAGACGAAGAACGAATTGATCGGCGAAGTAATTGGTTTGCTCCAATCTCCTGCAAAGCGTGTGATTGCTGCGTTGCTGCATAATGCTGAAACAAAAGGACAAGCTGCTGAAGCTGCTCCTGCTGAATAA
- the rplL gene encoding 50S ribosomal protein L7/L12, whose product MADIKVLAESLVSLTVKEVQELADVLKAEYGIEPAAAAVVVAAGGGDGAAAVEEKTAFDVILKSGGASKLNVVKIVKDLTGLGLKEAKDLVDGAPKPVKEGVSKSEAEEIAAKLKDAGADVEIA is encoded by the coding sequence ATGGCAGACATTAAAGTATTAGCTGAATCATTAGTAAGCTTAACAGTTAAAGAAGTACAGGAATTAGCAGATGTTTTGAAAGCAGAATACGGTATTGAGCCAGCTGCTGCTGCGGTAGTAGTTGCTGCAGGTGGTGGCGATGGTGCTGCTGCTGTTGAAGAGAAAACTGCATTCGATGTAATTCTGAAGAGCGGTGGTGCTTCTAAATTGAACGTTGTTAAGATCGTTAAAGACTTAACTGGTTTAGGTTTGAAAGAAGCGAAAGACTTAGTTGACGGAGCTCCAAAGCCTGTTAAAGAAGGTGTATCTAAATCAGAAGCTGAAGAAATTGCAGCGAAGTTGAAAGATGCAGGTGCTGATGTTGAGATTGCGTAA
- a CDS encoding T9SS type B sorting domain-containing protein, producing the protein MKKHLSFIVSRLVGVIIFIVTAHELQAQCTTLGQTPSTAFPVCGTSVFTQNNVPSCVNNQVIVPGCNTSQNTYYDVNPFWYRFTCYTSGTLNFLIDPISASDDYDWQIWDITGIDPSTVYNNTTRCIAANWSGLTGQTGTSATAANLFECGSFNNTNPPKFSRRPNLTAGRTYLLMISNFSNSQQGYKLSFGGGTAVITDPKEPLMQEVKTNCGGDELRLKLNKKMKCATIAANGSDMLAFPGNITATNMRPIGCNSSFETDSVVITLSQPLPPGNYTLQLKNGSDGNTILDLCDRAIQTTDAVNFVVLPLQPTPFDSIAPLTCSPSSVRFVFKKLIRCNSIEVSGSDFSINGTYPVTITNARGNCNTSGLTSEIIVTFSQPLQRAGTFTINLQQGLDGNTLLDECNQQTPPSQLSFTIQDTVNADFTYSIGYGCTSDTVQYNHPGGNGINSWLWNFDNNGTGTNQSEEVIYNSFGNKATTLIVSNGFCSDTSTTTFRLNNFLLANFNVNPFLCPDSLLHVQPIPTTERPLSFLWEFGDGNTSTDSFPAPHLYASSTNQTKYIIAYTVTNDLGCSSRVEKTVTQLSTCRIDIPSAFTPNGDGINDFFGPLNALTAADFMFRVYNRWGGLVYESNDWTKPWDGTIKGVQQPAANYVWTLKYRDLVTDMEINRKGSFVLIR; encoded by the coding sequence TTGAAAAAGCACTTATCATTCATCGTTAGTCGTTTGGTTGGAGTAATTATTTTCATTGTAACTGCACATGAATTGCAGGCGCAATGCACTACACTCGGCCAAACACCTTCTACAGCATTTCCTGTTTGCGGCACAAGTGTGTTTACACAAAATAATGTGCCCAGTTGTGTCAATAACCAGGTAATTGTTCCGGGTTGCAATACCAGTCAAAACACCTATTACGATGTTAATCCCTTCTGGTACAGGTTTACTTGTTATACATCGGGTACGCTTAATTTTTTAATTGATCCTATCAGCGCAAGTGATGACTATGATTGGCAGATATGGGATATCACCGGTATTGATCCTTCCACAGTTTATAATAACACAACCCGTTGCATTGCAGCCAACTGGTCGGGTTTAACAGGACAAACGGGAACAAGTGCAACTGCAGCAAATTTATTTGAGTGCGGTTCGTTTAATAATACGAATCCTCCTAAATTCAGTCGTCGACCCAACCTTACAGCTGGCCGTACTTACCTGCTCATGATCAGTAATTTTTCCAATTCACAACAAGGGTATAAATTATCGTTTGGTGGTGGTACAGCAGTGATCACTGATCCGAAAGAACCATTGATGCAGGAAGTAAAAACGAATTGTGGTGGTGATGAATTGCGGCTGAAACTGAATAAGAAAATGAAATGTGCAACTATAGCAGCCAATGGAAGTGATATGCTGGCATTCCCGGGAAATATAACGGCTACGAATATGCGCCCCATTGGATGCAATAGTAGTTTTGAAACTGATTCAGTAGTGATCACTTTATCTCAACCATTGCCTCCCGGTAATTATACATTACAGTTAAAAAATGGTAGCGATGGAAATACTATTCTTGATTTGTGCGACAGGGCTATACAAACTACCGATGCGGTAAATTTTGTCGTGCTTCCATTGCAGCCAACTCCATTTGATAGCATTGCACCATTAACCTGTTCACCCAGTAGTGTTCGCTTTGTATTTAAGAAGCTGATACGTTGTAATTCAATTGAAGTTTCGGGATCTGATTTTTCAATCAACGGAACGTATCCCGTAACAATCACAAACGCAAGAGGAAACTGCAATACCAGTGGATTAACATCTGAGATCATTGTTACATTCTCCCAACCTTTACAACGGGCCGGAACATTCACCATCAACTTACAACAGGGACTTGATGGTAATACGCTTTTGGATGAGTGTAATCAACAAACACCTCCATCTCAGTTATCATTTACTATACAGGATACAGTGAATGCTGATTTTACTTACAGTATAGGTTATGGTTGTACATCCGATACAGTCCAATACAATCACCCCGGTGGCAACGGCATCAATAGCTGGTTGTGGAATTTCGACAACAACGGAACAGGTACAAATCAATCAGAAGAAGTGATCTACAATTCGTTTGGAAACAAAGCAACCACGCTCATTGTATCAAATGGGTTTTGCAGTGACACATCAACAACAACCTTCCGGTTAAATAATTTTCTGTTGGCCAATTTCAATGTCAATCCATTTCTTTGCCCCGATAGTTTATTGCATGTGCAGCCCATACCAACAACTGAACGCCCTTTGAGTTTTTTGTGGGAGTTTGGAGATGGAAACACAAGCACCGATTCTTTTCCTGCGCCACATTTGTATGCATCATCAACAAACCAAACAAAGTACATTATTGCATACACTGTAACAAACGATCTGGGTTGCAGCAGTCGTGTTGAAAAAACAGTTACGCAACTATCAACCTGTCGCATCGATATTCCTTCTGCCTTTACACCAAATGGTGATGGCATCAACGATTTCTTCGGCCCCTTGAATGCACTTACGGCAGCCGATTTTATGTTCAGGGTTTATAACCGCTGGGGAGGTCTTGTTTATGAATCAAATGATTGGACAAAGCCTTGGGATGGAACGATCAAAGGTGTACAACAACCCGCTGCTAACTATGTATGGACATTGAAATATAGGGATCTGGTGACCGACATGGAAATAAACAGAAAGGGAAGTTTCGTGTTGATTCGGTAG